A genomic stretch from Mya arenaria isolate MELC-2E11 chromosome 10, ASM2691426v1 includes:
- the LOC128204103 gene encoding uncharacterized protein LOC128204103 encodes MPRKGKRPIGSTIASKCAVAAPQPEIVEPTQEESNESPIPPTDSSAEQTRKEQVEERPTSPEIETDIRPRKTLHRTLTQDEEDDLVAWLRENSFLFDKSSAGFKYKEKKNSTWAAKEAELGLKPGDLSSIWYTNMRTQYSKLIKLTNKSGSGAGERTARQQWILDNFEFLRPYLVQLRTQRGSKFAEKRKELVLEETEDDDAASDSSAPSTSAVSGCRPKAARVLSSLTSELESVRGAITVAQDPAAHTGQFLVYLMRQMDQQRMNVFVTRATRLALDLAEESQEEKRRLATQEAAGHVGQQIADPVFAMPVPPAPTSSIYRRQAPISAAFGSAWQQNQFQQQDHMQQDFQLATNIAASAPPAHLTPLLKSFTHLQPPNVQPILQQPTCAYRSITPAIETPTTTASIIRQAMDMVSTPNSSPILTQEMHDAPKD; translated from the exons ATGCCGAGAAAAGGCAAAAGGCCGATAGGCAGTACAATTGCGAGTAAATGTGCAGTTGCTGCGCCTCAGCCTGAAATCGTGGAACCCACCCAGGAAGAGAGTAATGAGTCGCCTATACCCCCTACTGACTCTTCTGCCGAGCAAACCAGAAAAGAGCAAGTAGAAGAACGTCCGACTTCTCCTGAGATAGAG ACTGATATCAGGCCCCGGAAGACACTACATCGTACACTCACGCAAGATGAAGAAGATGACCTTGTAGCGTGGTTAAGAGAGAACTCGTTCCTCTTCGACAAATCATCCGCAGGATTCAAGTATAAGGAGAAGAAGAACAGTACATGGGCCGCGAAAGAGGCAGAGTTGGGCCTCAAACCTGGAGACCTGTCGTCAATCTGGTACACGAATATGAGAACACAGTATTCGAAACTAATTAAGCTTACCAACAAATCTGGATCTGGTGCTGGAGAGCGCACAGCAAGGCAACAGTGGATTTTGGACAACTTTGAATTCCTGCGCCCTTATCTGGTACAGCTGCGAACTCAGAGGGGATCCAAA TTTGCGGAGAAGAGAAAGGAACTTGTCTTGGAGGAGACAGAGGATGATGACGCCGCCTCCGATTCGTCAGCACCCTCTACATCAGCAGTATCTGGTTGCCGTCCCAAAGCAGCGCGTGTACTGTCCTCATTGACGTCCGAGTTGGAGTCCGTGCGTGGTGCCATCACAGTTGCGCAAGATCCAGCAGCACACACTGGCCAGTTTTTGGTGTATTTGATGCGCCAAATGGACCAGCAGAGAATGAATGTGTTTGTCACACGTGCAACAAGGCTGGCTCTGGACCTTGCGGAGGAAAGCCAAGAGGAGAAGAGACGACTAGCCACCCAAGAGGCAGCAGGGCATGTAGGTCAACAGATAGCAGATCCAGTTTTTGCCATGCCTGTCCCTCCCGCTCCTACATCATCTATATACAGAAGACAGGCTCCCATATCAGCGGCGTTCGGCTCAGCATGGCAGCAGAATCAGTTTCAGCAACAGGATCACATGCAGCAGGATTTTCAGCTAGCTACCAATATAGCTGCATCTGCACCACCAGCCCATCTTACACCACTGCTGAAAAGTTTTACTCACCTGCAACCACCAAATGTGCAGCCAATCTTGCAACAGCCTACATGTGCTTACAGGTCCATTACACCCGCCATAGAAACCCCAACCACGACTGCATCTATCATCCGCCAGGCTATGGATATGGTCTCGACACCAAATAGTTCCCCCATCCTAACCCAGGAGATGCATGACGCACCCAAGGACTGA